Proteins from a single region of Gordonia hongkongensis:
- the aroB gene encoding 3-dehydroquinate synthase, producing the protein MNEQAANEPIAIRVNAGAPYDVTIGRGLLGEVAAAAQGADRIAILYQPPLAKTAEQIREYLADKGFDAHRVEIPDAEAGKDLSVASFCWEVFGRIGLKRNDKVISLGGGAATDLAGFVAATWMRGIGVIHIPTTLLAMVDAAVGGKTGINTEAGKNLVGSFHEPDAVLIDTGTLETVPRNEIVAGLAEVIKTGFIADPTILDIIEADPEAALDPTSPVLPDLIRRSVQVKADVVSADLKESSLREILNYGHTLGHAIERRERYRWRHGAAVSVGLVFAAELSRLAGRLDDATADRHKAILDLVGLPTTYDPDAFADLLQGMAGDKKNRSGVLRFVVLDGLAKPGRLEGPDPGLIAAAYSAVAGGSAEKSTSILL; encoded by the coding sequence GTGAACGAACAGGCAGCGAACGAACCCATCGCCATCCGGGTCAACGCCGGCGCACCGTACGACGTGACCATCGGCCGGGGACTCCTGGGTGAGGTGGCCGCGGCCGCGCAGGGCGCCGACCGCATCGCGATCCTGTATCAGCCGCCGCTGGCCAAGACCGCCGAACAGATCCGAGAGTATCTGGCGGACAAGGGGTTCGACGCCCATCGCGTCGAGATCCCCGACGCCGAGGCCGGCAAGGACCTGTCGGTCGCGTCGTTCTGCTGGGAGGTGTTCGGCCGGATCGGTCTCAAACGCAACGACAAGGTCATCAGCCTCGGCGGGGGAGCCGCCACCGACCTCGCCGGGTTCGTCGCGGCGACCTGGATGCGCGGCATCGGGGTCATCCACATCCCGACGACCCTGCTGGCGATGGTCGACGCCGCCGTGGGCGGCAAGACCGGCATCAACACCGAGGCGGGCAAGAACCTCGTTGGTTCGTTCCACGAACCCGACGCCGTCCTGATCGACACCGGCACGCTGGAGACCGTCCCGCGCAACGAGATCGTCGCCGGACTCGCCGAGGTCATCAAGACCGGGTTCATCGCCGATCCGACGATCCTCGACATCATCGAGGCCGACCCCGAGGCCGCCCTCGACCCGACGTCGCCGGTACTGCCCGATCTCATCCGGCGCTCGGTGCAGGTCAAGGCCGACGTGGTGTCCGCGGACCTCAAGGAGTCGTCGCTGCGCGAGATCCTCAACTACGGGCACACTCTCGGCCACGCGATCGAGCGCCGCGAGCGTTACCGCTGGCGTCACGGCGCGGCGGTGTCGGTGGGTCTCGTGTTCGCTGCCGAACTCTCGCGCCTGGCCGGCCGCCTCGACGACGCCACGGCGGATCGGCACAAGGCGATCCTGGATCTCGTGGGGCTGCCGACGACCTATGACCCGGATGCGTTCGCCGATCTCCTGCAGGGGATGGCGGGGGACAAGAAGAACCGTTCCGGCGTGCTGCGTTTCGTCGTGCTCGACGGACTCGCCAAGCCGGGCCGGCTCGAAGGGCCCGACCCCGGATTGATCGCCGCTGCCTACTCGGCAGTGGCCGGTGGCTCAGCGGAGAAGAGCACCTCGATTTTGCTCTGA
- the aroC gene encoding chorismate synthase: MEQSITVLRWITAGESHGPALVAIVEGMVAGVEVTSSDIAGQLARRRLGYGRGARMKFEADQVTVLGGVRHGQTMGGPVAIEIGNTEWPKWETVMAADPVDAAELEGSARNAPLTRPRPGHADYSGMLKYGFDDARPVLERASARETAARVAAGTVARNFLRQVLGVDVISHVISIGASDPYVGPPPRIADLEAIDASPVRAFDADAEKSMIAEIEAAKKDGDTLGGVVEIVATGVPVGLGSHVSGDTRLDAKLAAALMGIQAIKGVEVGDGFTTARRRGSAAHDEMVPGADGVLRSTNRAGGLEGGMTNGEDLRVRIAMKPISTVPRALSTIDMSTGETASAIHQRSDVCAVPAAGVVAEAMVALVVAQAALEKFGGDSVTETGANLAAYRAAVDARPPRA, from the coding sequence ATGGAACAATCGATCACTGTGTTGCGCTGGATAACTGCCGGAGAATCCCACGGTCCCGCCCTGGTCGCCATCGTCGAGGGCATGGTGGCCGGTGTCGAGGTCACCTCGTCCGACATCGCCGGGCAACTGGCACGCCGCCGGCTCGGCTACGGCCGCGGTGCGCGGATGAAGTTCGAGGCCGACCAGGTCACCGTGCTCGGCGGGGTTCGTCACGGCCAGACCATGGGCGGCCCGGTCGCGATCGAGATCGGCAACACCGAGTGGCCCAAGTGGGAGACGGTGATGGCCGCCGACCCAGTGGACGCGGCCGAACTCGAGGGAAGCGCCCGTAACGCACCGCTGACGCGTCCCCGCCCCGGGCACGCGGACTACTCCGGCATGCTCAAGTACGGCTTCGACGACGCCCGTCCGGTGCTCGAGCGCGCGAGCGCCCGCGAGACCGCCGCGCGTGTCGCCGCGGGCACGGTCGCCCGCAACTTCCTCCGCCAGGTACTGGGCGTCGACGTCATCTCCCATGTCATCTCCATCGGCGCGAGCGATCCCTATGTCGGCCCGCCGCCGCGCATCGCCGACCTCGAGGCCATCGACGCCAGTCCGGTCCGGGCGTTCGACGCCGACGCCGAGAAGTCCATGATCGCCGAGATCGAGGCGGCGAAGAAGGACGGCGACACCCTCGGCGGCGTGGTCGAGATCGTCGCCACGGGGGTGCCCGTCGGCCTCGGCTCGCACGTCAGCGGCGACACCCGGCTGGACGCCAAGCTGGCGGCCGCGCTGATGGGCATCCAGGCGATCAAGGGTGTGGAGGTCGGCGACGGCTTCACCACCGCCCGCCGGCGTGGCAGTGCGGCCCACGACGAGATGGTGCCCGGTGCCGACGGTGTCCTGCGATCGACCAACCGCGCGGGCGGACTCGAGGGCGGCATGACCAATGGCGAGGACCTGCGCGTGCGCATCGCGATGAAGCCGATCTCGACGGTGCCGCGTGCGTTGTCCACGATCGACATGTCGACCGGGGAGACGGCCAGCGCCATCCATCAGCGTTCCGACGTCTGTGCCGTGCCCGCGGCGGGCGTCGTCGCCGAGGCGATGGTCGCGCTCGTCGTGGCCCAGGCCGCTCTCGAGAAGTTCGGCGGCGACTCGGTGACCGAGACCGGCGCGAACCTCGCCGCCTACCGGGCTGCCGTCGACGCGCGTCCGCCCCGGGCATGA
- a CDS encoding A24 family peptidase, whose product MTECVILIWLSVVAVTDADTRRIPNVLVWPGICGAVGACAVHPGAAVAALVAAAPYALAFGMRWCGGGDVKLAIACGALAVRWDAALLVVTLASVIAVGTVVGDRFGRRGAAGNGSHPHGPALAAATIVVAGLL is encoded by the coding sequence ATGACCGAGTGCGTGATCCTGATCTGGCTGTCGGTCGTCGCGGTGACCGACGCCGACACCCGCCGGATCCCGAACGTGCTCGTCTGGCCCGGGATCTGCGGTGCGGTGGGCGCGTGCGCAGTCCACCCCGGCGCGGCGGTGGCCGCGCTCGTCGCCGCAGCCCCGTACGCGCTCGCCTTCGGGATGCGATGGTGCGGCGGTGGGGACGTCAAGCTCGCCATCGCGTGCGGCGCGCTCGCCGTACGGTGGGACGCCGCCCTGCTCGTGGTGACGCTCGCCTCGGTCATCGCGGTGGGCACGGTGGTCGGCGATCGCTTCGGTCGCCGCGGCGCCGCGGGCAACGGGTCTCATCCGCACGGACCCGCGCTCGCCGCTGCCACGATCGTCGTCGCCGGTCTGTTGTGA
- a CDS encoding shikimate kinase: protein MTQPPAPPTPTRPTTGRRPAAVLIGFMGAGKSTVGRMLADRLGVDFIDTDIELVRRTGRSIPEIFESGGLEGFRKIEANVVTDVLDNHGGVVSLGGGAVTTAGIREALADQRVVYLRVSAERGYERVSGTDRPLLATADPAARYAELLAERTPVYEAVCTFDVDADPDPDAVADAVVVQLARELM, encoded by the coding sequence ATGACCCAGCCCCCGGCACCCCCGACCCCGACGCGTCCGACGACCGGTCGCCGCCCGGCGGCCGTACTGATCGGTTTCATGGGAGCCGGGAAGTCCACCGTCGGTCGTATGCTCGCCGACCGGCTCGGCGTCGACTTCATCGACACCGACATCGAACTCGTCCGGCGCACCGGCCGCAGCATCCCGGAGATCTTCGAATCCGGCGGTCTCGAGGGGTTCCGGAAGATCGAGGCCAACGTCGTCACCGATGTCCTGGACAACCATGGCGGGGTGGTGTCGCTCGGCGGCGGCGCGGTGACGACCGCCGGGATCCGCGAGGCACTGGCCGACCAGCGCGTCGTGTACCTGCGGGTGTCGGCCGAGCGCGGGTACGAGCGCGTGTCGGGTACCGACCGTCCGCTCCTGGCGACGGCCGACCCTGCCGCTCGGTACGCCGAACTGCTCGCCGAGCGGACACCCGTCTACGAGGCGGTGTGCACCTTCGACGTCGACGCCGACCCCGACCCCGACGCGGTGGCCGACGCCGTGGTCGTCCAACTGGCCCGTGAACTGATGTGA
- the ruvX gene encoding Holliday junction resolvase RuvX — translation MPDPHTRADGHQRTRGRLLGIDVGSVRIGVAVCDPDGILATPVETVRRTPSRTDDLDRIAALVVEYEAVGVVVGLPKTLKNTAGAAAETAQEFGDRLATRIDPVAVHWHDERFTTVTAQQALHASGRTVKSSRAVIDQAAAVAILQGWLDARR, via the coding sequence ATGCCGGATCCGCACACCCGGGCCGACGGTCACCAGCGGACCCGCGGGCGACTCCTCGGGATCGACGTCGGGAGCGTCCGGATCGGCGTCGCCGTGTGCGACCCCGACGGCATCCTCGCCACACCGGTCGAAACGGTGCGTCGAACCCCTTCGCGCACAGACGATCTCGACCGCATCGCGGCGCTGGTCGTGGAGTACGAGGCTGTCGGCGTCGTCGTGGGGCTGCCGAAGACGCTCAAGAACACCGCGGGGGCGGCGGCCGAGACCGCACAGGAATTCGGGGACCGTCTCGCGACCCGGATCGACCCGGTGGCCGTGCACTGGCACGACGAACGTTTCACGACGGTGACCGCACAGCAGGCACTGCACGCCAGCGGCCGGACGGTGAAGTCCTCGCGCGCGGTCATCGACCAGGCCGCGGCGGTCGCTATTCTGCAGGGGTGGTTGGATGCGCGACGGTGA
- a CDS encoding shikimate dehydrogenase, which produces MNTVPADVRSPHGDHRRAAVLGSPITHSRSPRVHLAAYRALGLVDWRYDRIECTADRLPEIVSGADADFIGFSVTMPNKRAALEFATERTERAELVGSANTLVRVATGWRADCTDIDGVSGALTDLGVDADPAAGTSPVAVVVGAGGTALPTIMALAETGITDVTVVARDAGRAAPVLELCERLRMNGDIVPFEPTEALARRCRESAVVVSTVPADAAVVLAPAVARARKVVDVIYDPWPTPLASAVVAAGGTVVGGLVMLVNQAFRQVEQFTGLPAPRDVMVAALTAD; this is translated from the coding sequence ATGAACACCGTGCCCGCCGACGTCCGCTCACCGCACGGTGACCACCGTCGGGCCGCGGTTCTGGGGTCGCCGATCACGCACTCGCGCTCGCCGCGTGTCCATCTGGCCGCCTACCGGGCACTCGGGCTGGTCGACTGGCGGTACGACCGGATCGAGTGCACCGCCGACCGTCTGCCCGAGATCGTCTCGGGAGCCGACGCCGACTTCATCGGGTTCTCGGTCACCATGCCCAACAAACGCGCTGCCCTCGAGTTCGCCACCGAACGCACCGAACGCGCCGAACTGGTGGGGTCGGCCAACACCCTGGTGCGCGTGGCGACCGGCTGGCGCGCGGACTGCACCGACATCGACGGCGTATCTGGAGCGCTCACCGACCTCGGGGTCGACGCGGACCCGGCCGCCGGGACCTCGCCGGTCGCCGTGGTCGTCGGAGCGGGTGGCACGGCACTTCCGACCATCATGGCGCTCGCCGAGACGGGCATCACCGACGTCACGGTGGTCGCCCGCGACGCCGGCCGGGCCGCGCCCGTCCTCGAACTGTGTGAGCGGTTGCGGATGAACGGAGACATCGTCCCCTTCGAACCCACCGAGGCGCTGGCCCGAAGGTGTCGCGAGTCCGCGGTCGTCGTGTCGACGGTGCCGGCCGACGCGGCCGTGGTCCTGGCGCCCGCCGTGGCGCGTGCACGCAAGGTCGTGGACGTGATCTACGACCCCTGGCCGACTCCGCTCGCGTCCGCGGTCGTCGCGGCCGGTGGAACCGTGGTCGGTGGTCTGGTCATGCTCGTCAATCAGGCATTCCGACAGGTCGAGCAGTTCACCGGGCTGCCCGCACCCCGCGACGTGATGGTCGCGGCACTCACCGCCGACTGA
- the mltG gene encoding endolytic transglycosylase MltG, translating into MRDGESGEPPVTDDRRRTRHRDGQGRRAEGMDPERLRYFTQSADGSPHTRHRRRRAGGENAEPAPRRPAPPNVPPAEQARPVSGTPGPRATPVRIPPGQPPTPPPVAPPRPGPPQPGPPQPGPSTAAGGPVEDDVDTDFTMARPAAPAPPARGPRPDESRSFPDDHAAEEFTAADYEPAGHGAERHDAELYDTGRYDTGGHDAGRFETGRFETPGTARPIRDDDRVARRDRRFDEHDEHDDWWPGADDTEPDQQQRRTPRRKRSRGKRRAVLAVAIVFMLALITGVGYYGVRATGLLESRKDYTNAAGSGDVVVDIPDNSTLADFGRILVDADVVGSVRAFVDAAGGQPMSGGLYKMRTQIPATTAVEMLTADGAVHRVGRVVIPPGLQLDSKTGIDGKVTPGIFQLIENATSFSFNGQQEGVTVADLEKAAAETTPAELGVPAWAEQNVAEMTGDHRRIEGLIAPTTWERIEPDHTATQILREMISSSATMFEQWGLLDRNNSGLEPYDTLIAASIVEREVRHVEDAPKVARVIRNRLDRDQLLQMDSTQNYTADITNIDVHGEAYKNDNEWNTYRYKGLPPTPIAAVGVPALEAMLDPAPGGWLYFVTVDTAGTTLFANTFEDHIRNRQVACRNKLVATGCSQ; encoded by the coding sequence ATGCGCGACGGTGAGTCAGGGGAGCCTCCGGTGACCGATGATCGGCGTCGCACCCGGCACCGAGACGGCCAGGGACGCCGTGCCGAGGGCATGGATCCCGAGCGTCTGCGGTACTTCACGCAGTCGGCCGACGGGTCGCCCCACACGCGGCACCGCCGCCGGCGCGCCGGTGGCGAGAATGCCGAACCGGCTCCCCGGCGCCCGGCCCCGCCGAATGTCCCGCCCGCCGAACAGGCGCGGCCGGTATCCGGCACGCCCGGCCCCCGCGCGACGCCGGTCCGCATCCCGCCGGGGCAGCCGCCCACCCCGCCGCCGGTGGCACCACCGCGGCCCGGTCCGCCGCAGCCCGGTCCGCCGCAGCCCGGTCCATCAACGGCTGCCGGGGGTCCGGTCGAAGACGACGTCGACACCGACTTCACCATGGCCCGTCCGGCCGCTCCGGCGCCTCCGGCCCGGGGTCCTCGCCCCGACGAATCTCGTTCTTTCCCGGACGATCACGCCGCGGAGGAGTTCACCGCTGCCGACTACGAGCCGGCGGGTCACGGGGCAGAACGCCATGACGCCGAGCTGTACGACACCGGGCGCTACGACACCGGTGGCCACGACGCCGGGCGTTTCGAGACCGGGCGTTTCGAGACGCCGGGCACCGCACGCCCGATCCGCGACGACGATCGCGTCGCCCGACGAGACCGGCGCTTCGACGAGCACGACGAGCACGACGACTGGTGGCCCGGCGCCGACGACACCGAACCCGACCAGCAACAGCGCCGTACGCCGCGCCGCAAGCGCAGCCGGGGCAAGCGTCGTGCGGTCCTCGCCGTCGCGATCGTCTTCATGCTCGCGCTGATCACCGGGGTCGGCTACTACGGTGTGCGCGCCACCGGCCTGCTCGAGTCGCGCAAGGACTACACCAACGCCGCCGGTTCCGGCGATGTCGTCGTCGACATCCCGGACAACTCCACGCTCGCCGACTTCGGCCGCATCCTCGTCGACGCCGACGTGGTGGGCAGCGTGCGGGCGTTCGTCGACGCCGCCGGTGGACAGCCGATGTCCGGCGGCCTCTACAAGATGCGCACCCAGATCCCGGCCACCACGGCCGTGGAGATGCTGACCGCCGACGGCGCCGTGCACCGCGTCGGGCGGGTGGTGATCCCGCCAGGGCTGCAGCTCGATTCGAAGACCGGTATCGACGGCAAGGTCACCCCGGGCATCTTCCAGCTCATCGAGAACGCCACGTCGTTCTCGTTCAACGGGCAGCAGGAGGGGGTGACGGTTGCCGACCTCGAGAAGGCCGCCGCCGAAACCACCCCGGCCGAGCTCGGTGTGCCCGCGTGGGCCGAACAGAACGTCGCCGAGATGACGGGCGATCACCGCCGGATCGAGGGGCTCATCGCGCCGACCACCTGGGAGCGCATCGAACCCGATCACACCGCCACGCAGATCCTGCGGGAGATGATCTCCAGCAGCGCGACGATGTTCGAACAATGGGGACTGCTCGACCGCAACAACTCCGGACTCGAGCCGTACGACACCCTGATCGCGGCGTCGATCGTCGAGCGCGAGGTCCGGCATGTCGAGGATGCGCCGAAGGTGGCGCGGGTCATCCGTAACCGCCTCGACCGCGACCAGCTGCTGCAGATGGATTCGACGCAGAACTACACGGCCGACATCACGAACATCGATGTCCACGGCGAGGCGTACAAGAACGACAACGAGTGGAACACCTACCGGTACAAGGGGTTGCCGCCCACGCCCATCGCGGCGGTCGGCGTGCCCGCCCTGGAGGCGATGCTCGACCCGGCGCCCGGCGGATGGCTGTACTTCGTCACCGTCGACACCGCCGGGACCACGTTGTTCGCGAACACCTTCGAAGATCACATCCGCAACCGCCAGGTCGCCTGCCGCAACAAGCTGGTGGCCACCGGCTGCAGCCAGTGA
- a CDS encoding IS256 family transposase, with protein MSMALDDKQHDDGQQLPELAEPRSTAEVAEALEASGMVDELLAQIDTGQVQITGDGGLIPGLIKLALERGLKAELTDHLGYAKGDPAGRQLPNARNGSSPKTVDSAAGPVELNVPRDRAGTFTPRLVPKGSRRLGGLDDMIISLYAGGMTLRDIQHHLASTIGTDLSHETISKICDEVLDAVDEWQNRPLEALYPVIYLDALVVKVKDGGHVRNRHAHIAIGVDMAGVKHVLGIWIQAEEGAKFWAGVCANLANRGVKDVLIVCCDGLTGFPEAIEATWPLATVQTCVVHLIRNSMRFVNYKDRKEVARAIKPIYTAPDAETARREWEAFRDSELGTKYPSAAAAFDRAWDRFIPFLAFPPELRKVIYTTNSIESLNYQLRKVIKNRGHFPNDLAARKLLWLAICDIEDKRARQREKERGKPAATRRAPGRLVEGQVVTNWKQALGQLALAYPDRIEPHLN; from the coding sequence ATGAGCATGGCGTTAGACGATAAGCAGCACGACGACGGTCAGCAGCTGCCTGAGTTGGCTGAGCCGCGTTCGACCGCGGAGGTGGCCGAGGCGCTGGAGGCCTCGGGCATGGTCGATGAGTTGTTGGCCCAGATCGATACCGGCCAGGTCCAGATCACCGGCGACGGCGGCCTGATCCCGGGTCTGATCAAACTCGCCCTCGAACGCGGCCTGAAGGCCGAGCTGACCGATCACCTCGGCTATGCCAAGGGCGATCCGGCCGGTCGGCAACTGCCCAACGCCCGCAACGGGTCGAGCCCGAAAACGGTGGACTCCGCGGCCGGGCCGGTCGAGTTGAACGTTCCTCGTGACCGTGCCGGCACGTTCACCCCACGCCTGGTACCGAAGGGTTCCCGCCGGCTCGGCGGGCTCGACGACATGATCATCTCGCTGTATGCCGGTGGCATGACGTTGCGCGACATTCAGCATCATCTGGCCTCGACGATCGGCACCGATCTGTCGCATGAGACGATCTCGAAGATCTGCGACGAGGTCCTCGACGCGGTCGATGAATGGCAGAACCGGCCGCTGGAGGCGTTGTATCCCGTCATCTACCTCGACGCCCTGGTGGTGAAGGTCAAAGACGGCGGTCATGTCCGAAACAGGCACGCCCACATCGCTATTGGTGTCGACATGGCCGGCGTCAAGCACGTGCTGGGCATCTGGATTCAGGCCGAGGAAGGCGCGAAGTTCTGGGCCGGGGTGTGTGCGAATCTGGCCAACCGCGGCGTCAAGGACGTGCTCATCGTGTGCTGCGACGGGTTGACCGGGTTCCCCGAGGCGATCGAGGCGACCTGGCCATTGGCCACGGTGCAAACGTGTGTGGTGCATCTGATTCGCAACTCGATGCGGTTCGTGAACTACAAGGACCGCAAAGAGGTCGCGCGGGCGATCAAACCGATCTACACCGCCCCCGACGCCGAGACCGCCCGCCGCGAATGGGAAGCCTTCCGAGACTCGGAACTGGGGACCAAATATCCGAGTGCCGCAGCAGCTTTCGATCGAGCGTGGGACCGGTTCATTCCGTTCTTGGCGTTCCCGCCCGAGCTCCGCAAAGTCATCTACACCACCAACTCGATCGAGTCGCTGAACTACCAGCTCCGCAAGGTCATCAAGAATCGGGGACACTTCCCCAACGATCTCGCGGCGCGCAAACTGCTGTGGCTGGCGATCTGCGACATCGAGGACAAACGGGCCCGGCAACGCGAGAAGGAACGCGGCAAGCCCGCCGCCACGCGCAGAGCCCCCGGCAGACTCGTCGAGGGCCAAGTCGTGACGAACTGGAAACAGGCCCTCGGGCAACTAGCCCTGGCCTACCCCGACCGCATCGAACCCCACCTCAACTAG